Proteins co-encoded in one Papaver somniferum cultivar HN1 chromosome 5, ASM357369v1, whole genome shotgun sequence genomic window:
- the LOC113280971 gene encoding ATP synthase subunit gamma, mitochondrial-like, whose translation MAMAALRREGKRLAPLISPRSIDAALTRSSLISEELAPFGARSISTQIVRNRMKSVKNIQKITKAMKMVAASKLRAIQVKAENSRGLWQPFTALLGDSSTVDVKKNVIVTVSSDKGLCGGINSTSVKVSKGIYRMNAGPDKESKYVVVGEKAKAQLIRDSKNDIDLSISELQKNPLNYTQVSVLADDILKNVEYDALRIVFNKFQSVVAFIPTMATVLSPEIVEREAASGGLLGALDSYEIEGGDTKAEVLMNLTEFQFSCTLFNAVLENACSEQGARMSAMDSSSRNAGDMLDRLTLTYNRTRQASITTELIEIISGASALTG comes from the exons ATGGCGATGGCTGCACTTAGAAGAGAAGGAAAACGTTTAGCACCTTTGATCTCTCCTAGATCCATCGATGCTGCTCTTACCAGATCTTCACTCATTTCTGA GGAGCTGGCCCCCTTTGGAGCCCGTTCTATTTCAACTCAAATAG TCAGAAATCGGATGAAGAGTGTTAAGAACATCCAGAAAATCACCAAGGCAATGAAGATGGTTGCAGCCTCCAAGTTACGAGCAATTCAAGTTAAAGCAGAAAATTCACGTGGCCTGTGGCAGCCATTTACTGCACTTCTTGGAGATTCTTCCA CCGTTGACGTGAAGAAGAATGTGATTGTCACTGTTTCTTCCGACAAAGGTCTTTGTGGTGGAATCAATTCCACATCCGTCAAAGTGAGCAAAGGAATTTACAGGATGAATGCTG GTCCCgacaaagaatcaaaatatgttGTTGTGGGAGAGAAGGCGAAGGCTCAACTCATCCGTGACTCAAAGAATGATATTGATTTATCAATATCTGAGTTGCAGAAAAACCCTCTAAATTATACCCAG GTTTCTGTTCTTGCAGATGACATTCTAAAGAATGTTGAGTACGATGCATTGAGAATTGTTTTTAACAAGTTTCAATCAGTCGTAGCTTTTATCCCAACCATGGCTACTGTTTTATCTCCCGAG ATTGTGGAAAGAGAGGCTGCATCTGGGGGCTTACTTGGAGCTCTGGATTCCTATGAAATTGAAGGCGGTGATACAAAAGCAGAAGTGCTTATGAATCTCACTGAGTTCCAATTTTCTTGT ACACTATTTAATGCAGTATTAGAGAATGCCTGCAGTGAGCAAGGGGCAAGGATGTCCGCCATGGACAGTTCCAGCAGGAATGCTGGAGACATGCTTGATCGTCTCACTCTTACCTATAAcag AACCCGTCAAGCATCAATCACTACTGAACTTATTGAGATTATTTCTGGAGCATCAGCATTGACAGGCTAA